In one Pogona vitticeps strain Pit_001003342236 chromosome 14, PviZW2.1, whole genome shotgun sequence genomic region, the following are encoded:
- the CFAP251 gene encoding cilia- and flagella-associated protein 251, whose amino-acid sequence MEEDSDAAQPVEGTQVSEDGAEAGELDGKVTLEGTDLPDEGAHNSAEPSEATRGGEGPEETVQETETSTSLSLPEPSKEATDVDSSTKETAKEEGEATAPPQDGKASAEKLHEAPSDGGMTEGEAPGEKASKEKDDEPKEAEERDPTEPGEAQEKSRSPGPGMMTASAEEARRLKHQEHEGRSQGELASLRAPSTTGEGGLSRPIEEVVHGGERQAVALRSQEALSEDERSSRETAGKTRSLSKSEAALSSTTPAEEEESESVVSSALPGMIFEEEDRPLSEHPLSLCWVFGYNSKLPVFNLLDEDFRVILYVSGHTAVIHDILRNRQYLLQGHSSCISCICVSDDRRWVVTADRGPDSLVIIWDSYSAVPVHTIFDSHPEGGVSAVAISRDSKFLATVGAGEVQKISIWRWTSPDTSPVCSVEILPQYGFQDYVVFNSKDHQELMSNSETQVVFYKWDSSALRYQAPLLTEKTFDKVVGNFSQSLFHFHASQAMTATMEGKLVVWEPVGPPPRAPAASAKPYNMKAVKLVHLQKDGITALAIMDRNFVTCDVKGHVKFYDGDLQLLHWYSQFKIGAIRSISFSKNPACPQDVTKFPTSCTLSGLPFVVRNFILATTDALVIHVKTEGMTISKCLEEPKGAVHAIDCHPRKPLMAKGSSCGLLKVWNYKLNKYLVSRIFKGQSIRSLCYNHDGSLLAVGFTDGTLRILDSISLDEECTEPFDYSRGPITLMSFSHNSQYLATADENISVNLYKQILVERRKVWERLAALHAHYKPIRTILFGVHLDSHEPRLLSLGEDRLLVEYDLQNSVKDELVILRKDRIEQSAVPKSITWYPPLTMEHFFLTANDQYKMKMYNATTKLCRKTVLGPAYGSPLEKMLVLPVSPGHDPQKRYLAYMTKDKVGLQILPIDGNPHKSSAFICHPAGVSNLACSFDGHYLFTAGGNDLTVMKWDINLSALEAAVFLGGTELIPFYNLLDGGREGDFFKELEDYFYYAQLCHQGIDTMEPRKVSTHIPLEQIPYVMRAMGFYPSEEQIEDMLNEVKFSEYLESGKQVTDINLGDFIKLYVNHRPAFGLAAKEIENAFRILGYENENHQLTIHRDDLLLLLQHRGEHLTEDELAEHLTTLLGVNPEGGRSEAGTYDPTGADEFIEEEIPEEITAAHFTMEILGLPVPEPTSTEGETTHEPTSSNPSSES is encoded by the exons TGGACGGGAAAGTGACTCTCGAGGGGACAGACCTGCCAGACGAAGGGGCCCACAATTCCGCCGAGCCCTCAGAAGCAACTCGAGGTGGAGAGGGTCCAGAGGAAACCGTGCAGGAGACTGAAACGAGCACCTCGCTAAGCCTTCCAGAACCCTCTAAAGAGGCTACTGACGTTGATTCATCCACCAAG GAAACTgcaaaagaggagggagaagccaCGGCCCCACCTCAAGATGGCAAGGCATCAGCCGAGAAGCTGCATGAAGCGCCGTCCGACGGAGGAATGACCGAAGGGGAGGCGCCTGGAGAAAAAGCGAGCAAAGAGAAGGATGACGAGcccaaagaggctgaagaaagagACCCAACAGAACCGGGAGAAGCCCAAGAAAAGAGCCGATCTCCAGGACCAGGAATGATGACGGCCTCGGCAGAGGAAGCCCGTCGTCTCAAACACCAAGAGCACGAGGGAAGAAGCCAAGGTGAGCTTGCTTCTTTGCGAGCTCCGAGCACCACCGGCGAAGGAGGTCTGAGTCGTCCGATTGAGGAGGTTGTCCATGGTGGAGAAAGGCAAGCGGTAGCCCTCCGGAGCCAAGAAGCACTTAGCGAGGACGAACGATCCAGTCGAGAAACGGCTGGGAAAACAAGAAGTCTCTCCAAAAGTGAAGCTGCCCTCAGCAGTACGACTCCCGCTGAGGAGGAGGAATCGGAGTCGGTGGTGTCTTCTGCTCTGCCGGGGATGATCTTCGAAGAGGAGGACAGACCGCTTTCTGAACACCCTCTT aGTTTGTGTTGGGTTTTTGGCTACAACAGCAAACTCCCTGTTTTCAACCTGCTGGACGAGGACTTCAGAGTGATCCTGTACGTTTCTGGTCACACGGCTGTGATCCATGACATCCTCAGGAACAGGCAGTATCTCCTCCAG GGACATTCAAGTTGTATCTCCTGCATCTGTGTAAGCGATGACCGGCGCTGGGTCGTGACAGCCGACCGGGGCCCGGACAGCCTGGTGATCATTTGGGACAGCTACTCTGC GGTTCCTGTGCACACAATCTTCGATAGTCACCCAGAAGGTGGTGTCAGCGCCGTTGCGATTTCCCGTGATTCCAAGTTTCTGGCTACAGTCGGAGCTGGGGAAGTGCAG AAAATTAGCATTTGGAGGTGGACTTCCCCTGACACAAGCCCGGTTTGCAGTGTAGAGATCCTGCCCCAGTATGGGTTTCAG GATTACGTTGTATTTAACTCTAAAGACCATCAAGAATTGATGAGCAACAGTGAAACTCAGGTCGTCTTCTATAAGTGG gACTCCAGTGCTTTGCGCTACCAGGCTCCCCTCCTAACAGAGAAG ACCTTCGACAAGGTTGTGGGCAACTTCAGCCAGTCCCTCTTCCACTTCCACGCCTCCCAAGCGATGACGGCAACGATGGAGGGCAAGCTGGTGGTCTGGGAGCCCGTGGGCCCTCCTCCCCGAGCTCCTGCTGCATCGGCGAAGCCTTACAACATGAAAGCCGTCAAGCTGGTCCACTTGCAGAAAGACGGCATCACGGCCCTTGCCATCATGGACCG GAATTTCGTGACTTGTGACGTCAAAGGCCATGTGAAATTCTACGATGGCGATCTGCAGCTTCTCCACTGGTACAGCCAGTTTAAAATCGGGGCCATCCGGTCCATCTCTTTCTCTAAGAATCCCGCCTGCCCCCAGGACGTCACAAAATTTCCTACCTCCTGCACCTTGTCGGGACTTCCCTTTGTGGTTAG GAATTTCATTCTTGCCACAACCGATGCGTTAGTGATCCACGTCAAGACGGAGGGGATGACAATCAGCAAGTGCCTGGAGGAGCCCAAAGGCGCCGTCCATGCCATCGACTGCCATCCGAGAAAACCTCTCATGGCTAAAGGGAGTTCCTGTGGGCTTCTGAAAGTGTGGAACTACAAGCTTAATAAATACCTCGTCAGCAGAATCTTTAAAGGCCAGAGTATTCGGAGCCTCTGCTATAACCATGATG GCTCCTTACTGGCGGTCGGCTTCACGGATGGAACCCTTCGCATCCTTGATTCCATCTCTTTGGACGAAGAGTGCACAGAACCTTTTGATTACTCAAGGGGACCCATCACCCTGATGAGCTTCTCACACAACTCCCAGTATCTTGCCACGGCA GATGAAAACATTTCAGTGAACCTTTACAAGCAAATCCTCGTAGAGCGACGGAAAGTCTGGGAGAGGCTGGCGGCGCTTCACGCCCACTACAAGCCCATCCGCACGATTCTGTTTGGGGTACACCTGGACAGCCATGAACCCCGGCTCCTGAGTCTTGGAGAGGACAGGCTGTTG GTGGAATATGACCTGCAAAACAGTGTCAAAGATGAGCTGGTCATTCTCCGAAAGGACCGCATTGAGCAGAGCGCCGTCCCCAAGTCTATCACCTGGTACCCGCCTCTCACCATGGAGCATTTCTTCCTCACCGCTAACGATCAgtataaaatgaaaatgtataaTGCGACCACCAAGTTGTGCAG AAAGACTGTTTTGGGTCCAGCGTATGGCTCCCCGCTGGAGAAGATGCTCGTTCTCCCTGTATCCCCGGGTCACGATCCTCAGAAACGGTATCTGGCCTACATGACAAAGGATAAG GTTGGCTTGCAGATCTTGCCCATTGATGGGAACCCACACAAGTCCTCGGCGTTCATTTGCCACCCCGCAGGCGTCTCCAACCTTGCCTGCTCCTTCGATGGACACTACCTCTTCACTGCGGGGGGTAATGACTTAACAGTGATGAAGTGGGACATTAATCTAAG TGCTTTGGAAGCCGCTGTCTTTCTCGGCGGCACAGAACTGATCCCGTTCTATAACCTCCTGGATGGGGGCAGAGAAGGCGACTTTTTCAAG GAGCTAGAAGACTATTTCTATTACGCTCAGCTGTGCCATCAAGGGATTGACaccatggagcccagaaaggtctCAACCCACATTCCCTTGGAACAGATTCCTTATGTCATGAGGGCCATGGGTTTTTACCCGTCCGAGGAACAG ATTGAAGACATGTTAAACGAAGTCAAGTTCAGCGAGTACTTGGAGAGTGGGAAGCAAGTGACAGACATCAACTTAGGGGACTTTATCAAACTTTATGTGAACCATCGTCCTGCGTTTGGGCTGGCTGCAAAAGAGATAGAGAACGCCTTCCGAATCCTGGGCTACGAGAATGAGAACCACCAACTGACCATCCACAGGGATGACCTACTGTTGCTGCTTCAGCACAGAG GAGAGCATCTGACGGAGGATGAACTGGCAGAGCATCTCACGACTCTGCTGGGCGTAAATCCAGAAGGGGGTCGCTCTGAGGCTGGCACCTACGATCCCACAG GTGCAGACGAGTTTATTGAGGAAGAAATTCCAGAGGAAATCACAGCAGCCCATTTCACAATGGAAATTCTCGGCTTGCCTGTTCCTGAACCGACGTCGACGGAGGGAGAAACGACCCATGAGCCCACGAGCAGCAACCCGTCGTCAGAATCCTAA